In the Gemmatimonadaceae bacterium genome, one interval contains:
- a CDS encoding polymer-forming cytoskeletal protein — protein MTPIAAFALLLSALLVWLAIPLLPAFLELLWPRDAQPLNAVGNDAGNLTYFAESFTARANREGLLGTMVPPRLTDGSTVIAHSQAQPLAKKNVKDLVVLMDTEPVPAGTEFASECLARLTLRGSERVTYRALLGQRDILLGARSTVLRWVHARGRLEVADGCSLLGRATADRSIVLAPNVAFERLESDVVRVSGQEAVETPVLPTGAYEMFIPKKATSLGTHYWRTNENLLVPAGAALIGSVISTAAIVVDQGARVTGSLKAHGDLRICAGAVVVGSIAARGRITIERGAKVSGPLISETAVVVESAIIGGPGKRTTITAPIIRLYPGATVYGAVMAGEDGLTLA, from the coding sequence ATGACCCCCATCGCCGCCTTTGCCCTGCTCCTCTCGGCGCTGCTGGTATGGCTTGCCATTCCGCTGCTGCCGGCGTTTCTGGAGCTCCTGTGGCCGCGTGATGCCCAGCCGCTCAATGCGGTCGGCAACGATGCGGGCAACCTGACATACTTCGCCGAATCGTTCACCGCGCGCGCGAACCGTGAAGGGCTGCTCGGGACGATGGTCCCGCCGCGCCTCACCGATGGCTCCACGGTCATCGCGCATTCGCAGGCACAGCCTCTCGCGAAGAAGAACGTGAAGGATCTGGTCGTGCTGATGGACACCGAACCGGTGCCCGCGGGAACGGAGTTCGCGAGTGAATGCCTCGCGCGTCTCACGCTGCGCGGCAGCGAGCGAGTCACCTACCGGGCGCTCTTGGGCCAGCGCGACATCCTGCTCGGCGCACGGTCGACCGTGCTGCGCTGGGTCCATGCCCGCGGTCGTCTCGAAGTCGCCGACGGGTGCTCGCTGCTCGGTCGCGCCACGGCCGATCGGTCGATCGTGCTGGCCCCGAACGTGGCGTTCGAGCGGCTTGAAAGCGATGTGGTGCGTGTGAGTGGGCAGGAAGCGGTCGAAACGCCGGTGCTGCCGACGGGCGCCTACGAGATGTTCATTCCGAAGAAGGCGACCTCGCTCGGGACGCACTACTGGCGCACGAACGAGAATCTGCTGGTGCCGGCGGGCGCGGCGCTGATCGGCTCGGTGATCTCAACCGCCGCGATCGTGGTCGATCAGGGCGCGCGTGTCACCGGCTCCCTCAAGGCGCATGGCGATCTCCGCATCTGTGCCGGCGCGGTGGTGGTGGGCTCGATCGCGGCCCGCGGCCGCATCACGATCGAACGGGGCGCCAAGGTGAGTGGGCCGCTCATCTCGGAGACGGCGGTGGTTGTGGAGAGCGCGATCATCGGCGGCCCGGGCAAGCGGACGACCATTACGGCCCCGATCATTCGCCTCTATCCCGGCGCGACGGTGTACGGCGCGGTGATGGCGGGCGAGGATGGATTGACGCTGGCGTGA
- the rpsL gene encoding 30S ribosomal protein S12, whose protein sequence is MPTINQLVRRARKDVVEKSKAPALKSNPFKRGVCTRVYTTTPKKPNSALRKVARVRLTNQLEVTAYIPGEGHNLQEHSIVLVRGGRVKDLPGVRYHIVRGTLDASGVNGRNQSRSKYGTKRPKKGAAPAAGGKKK, encoded by the coding sequence ATGCCTACGATCAACCAGCTGGTCCGCCGCGCCCGTAAGGACGTGGTGGAGAAGTCCAAGGCGCCCGCGCTCAAGAGCAATCCGTTCAAGCGTGGCGTGTGCACCCGCGTCTACACCACGACGCCCAAGAAGCCGAATTCGGCGCTGCGCAAGGTTGCGCGTGTTCGTCTGACGAACCAGCTCGAAGTCACGGCCTACATCCCCGGCGAAGGCCACAACCTTCAGGAACACTCCATCGTGCTCGTGCGCGGCGGCCGTGTGAAGGACCTCCCGGGTGTCCGTTACCACATCGTTCGCGGCACGCTCGACGCATCGGGCGTGAACGGACGTAACCAGAGCCGGTCGAAGTACGGCACCAAGCGTCCCAAGAAGGGCGCTGCGCCCGCCGCCGGAGGGAAGAAGAAGTGA
- a CDS encoding glycosyltransferase family 2 protein has translation MFAFAEPTTLIVLCNIGLWFCVAVLAVYTARHYFFTLNRLFGRHRQPFVDVLQADWPTLTVFVPAHNEERVIRDSLDALLTCDYPEDRLKIVPVDDRSQDGTRDILREYAENYPGRVVPFLRDEGIPGKAAALADAMALHNEEIFLVFDADYIPGPRLLKQLVSPFFDPEVGAVMGRVVPLNVGHSLLTRLLDLERAGGYQVDQQARMNLRLVPQYGGTVGGVRRTALENVGGWRVDSLAEDTDLTVRLVINGWDVVYQNRSECYEEVPESWESRIRQIKRWAKGHNQALRRYFAALLRNKTRLPFWQVLDGALLLGVFVVPLVLLLGWICTIVLFFTGYPPQWGRVTILMISSFNTVGNFAAFFQVAAASRLDGSRERIRMLPFMFLGFLVSTFSVARASLSRASWMQGRPVQWQKTERHRDARKKSDGSTGSGPGSATGARS, from the coding sequence ATGTTCGCCTTCGCCGAGCCCACGACGCTGATCGTGCTGTGCAATATCGGGCTGTGGTTCTGCGTGGCCGTGCTCGCGGTGTACACCGCGCGTCACTACTTCTTCACGCTCAATCGCCTCTTCGGGCGGCATCGCCAGCCGTTCGTGGACGTGCTGCAGGCCGACTGGCCTACGCTCACGGTGTTCGTCCCGGCGCACAACGAGGAGCGCGTGATCCGCGACTCGCTCGACGCGCTGCTCACCTGCGATTATCCCGAAGACCGGCTCAAGATCGTGCCGGTGGACGATCGGTCGCAGGACGGCACGCGCGACATCCTGCGCGAGTACGCCGAGAACTATCCGGGGCGCGTCGTCCCGTTCCTGCGCGATGAGGGGATCCCCGGGAAAGCGGCGGCGCTGGCCGATGCGATGGCGCTGCACAACGAGGAGATCTTCCTCGTCTTTGACGCCGACTACATCCCCGGCCCGCGGCTCCTCAAGCAGCTCGTCTCGCCGTTCTTCGACCCGGAAGTCGGCGCCGTCATGGGGCGCGTGGTGCCACTCAACGTGGGCCACTCCCTGCTCACGCGCCTGCTCGATCTCGAGCGCGCGGGCGGCTATCAGGTAGACCAGCAGGCGCGCATGAACCTGCGGCTGGTGCCGCAGTATGGCGGCACCGTTGGTGGGGTGCGACGGACGGCGCTCGAGAATGTCGGCGGCTGGCGGGTGGACTCGCTGGCCGAAGACACCGACCTCACGGTGCGGCTGGTGATCAATGGCTGGGATGTGGTCTACCAGAACCGCTCCGAGTGCTACGAAGAGGTACCGGAATCGTGGGAATCGCGCATCCGGCAGATCAAGCGCTGGGCGAAGGGACACAATCAGGCGCTGCGTCGCTACTTCGCGGCGTTGCTGCGCAACAAGACGCGGCTCCCCTTCTGGCAGGTGCTCGACGGTGCCCTGCTGCTGGGCGTGTTCGTGGTGCCGCTCGTGCTGCTGCTCGGATGGATCTGCACCATCGTGCTCTTCTTCACGGGCTACCCGCCGCAGTGGGGGCGCGTCACGATCCTCATGATCTCCTCGTTCAATACCGTCGGCAATTTCGCCGCATTCTTCCAGGTGGCCGCGGCCAGCCGCCTCGACGGCTCACGCGAGCGCATCCGCATGCTCCCGTTCATGTTCCTCGGCTTCCTCGTCTCCACCTTCTCGGTGGCGCGCGCCTCGCTCTCGCGGGCGAGCTGGATGCAAGGGCGGCCCGTGCAGTGGCAGAAGACCGAACGGCATCGTGATGCGCGCAAGAAGTCCGACGGCAGCACGGGATCCGGCCCCGGATCCGCGACGGGAGCGCGTTCATGA
- a CDS encoding YaiO family outer membrane beta-barrel protein translates to MRFLAGVAPRYVPRAILALSVSLSLSLVAGPAPASAQAPLAGGLPGSWVEANVFSQAVSNRFGDWSGLYVRGVRAGATRTLYGEVLALDAFSDRGLQVGATVRQDWKTRVFAVLGANLGDGAPILPKGRVDGVLGVRFGARREWQATAGGSYVKSTTELFDRAATASLAWYAPKALLLETGVRLNSSNPGDIQSHRVFGVAVFTPSPRRSLSARAIGGTEGWQIVSAATTLRKFSSEEFSLAWREKLTTHWALSLQGDAYRNPFYTRRGVTLGVARYW, encoded by the coding sequence ATGCGGTTCCTGGCCGGTGTCGCTCCCCGGTACGTTCCCCGCGCCATCCTGGCGCTGTCGGTGTCGCTGTCGCTGTCGCTCGTGGCCGGACCGGCGCCTGCCTCAGCGCAGGCGCCACTGGCCGGCGGTCTGCCCGGCAGCTGGGTCGAAGCCAACGTCTTCTCGCAGGCCGTGTCCAATCGCTTCGGCGACTGGTCGGGGCTCTACGTGCGTGGCGTGCGCGCCGGCGCCACGCGTACGCTCTACGGCGAAGTGCTCGCGCTCGACGCCTTCAGCGATCGCGGCCTGCAGGTCGGCGCGACCGTCCGTCAGGACTGGAAGACGCGGGTCTTTGCCGTGCTGGGGGCCAACCTTGGCGATGGTGCCCCGATTCTGCCCAAGGGGCGCGTCGATGGCGTGCTCGGCGTGCGCTTTGGCGCGCGCCGCGAGTGGCAGGCCACGGCCGGCGGCTCGTATGTGAAGAGCACCACCGAACTGTTCGACCGGGCAGCCACGGCCTCGCTCGCGTGGTATGCGCCCAAGGCACTGCTGCTCGAAACGGGCGTACGGCTCAACTCCAGCAACCCCGGTGACATCCAGTCGCACCGCGTCTTCGGCGTGGCCGTGTTCACGCCGTCACCGCGCCGCAGTCTGTCCGCGCGCGCCATCGGTGGCACCGAAGGGTGGCAGATCGTGAGCGCGGCCACGACACTCCGCAAATTCAGCAGTGAAGAGTTCTCGCTCGCCTGGCGGGAGAAGCTCACGACGCACTGGGCACTCAGCCTACAGGGCGATGCGTATCGCAATCCGTTTTACACCCGCCGCGGAGTGACGCTCGGTGTCGCGCGTTACTGGTAA
- the rpsG gene encoding 30S ribosomal protein S7, with protein MSRRKSAVKRVVLPDARYDSQTVSKFINNLMIQGKKNTAEGIFYSAMDIVENKTSQPGVAVFKQALNNLKPVVEVKSRRVGGATYQVPVEVRQDRRTALAMRWLISYSRERNEKSMPEKLAAEVLAASRGEGNAIKKKEDTHRMAEANKAFAHYRW; from the coding sequence GTGAGCCGCCGCAAGAGTGCCGTGAAGCGCGTCGTGTTGCCTGACGCGCGCTATGACAGCCAGACTGTCTCGAAGTTCATCAACAACCTGATGATCCAGGGCAAGAAGAACACTGCCGAAGGGATCTTCTACAGCGCCATGGACATCGTCGAGAACAAGACGAGCCAGCCGGGCGTGGCCGTGTTCAAGCAGGCCCTCAACAACCTCAAGCCGGTTGTTGAAGTGAAGAGCCGCCGCGTCGGCGGTGCCACCTACCAGGTCCCGGTCGAAGTCCGTCAGGATCGTCGCACCGCCCTGGCCATGCGCTGGCTCATCTCGTACTCGCGTGAGCGCAACGAGAAGAGCATGCCGGAAAAGCTGGCCGCCGAAGTGCTCGCCGCCTCGCGTGGCGAAGGCAATGCGATCAAGAAGAAGGAAGACACGCATCGCATGGCCGAGGCCAACAAGGCCTTCGCGCACTACCGCTGGTAA